One part of the Streptomyces lienomycini genome encodes these proteins:
- a CDS encoding metallophosphoesterase family protein produces MSNSSRDTPEGAGWGAAERGAYRDLMPQRTEKLSWLSPRTLWAARNGVLASWFGDPTGRTRSRWVAQRAAAGAPADKVIRRADPDRFSFLVIGDTGEGDDPQYAVVPGLLRAGGDTRFAVLASDVIYPVGSADDYGTKFFRPYRDYRAPIYAIPGNHDWYEDLGGFMRVFCDDAPPLPPEPAPRPFTRARLRSLLWHRPRPDDGRHLDEARKLRSAPAQQAGQPGPYWAVDAGPVRIVGIDTGLLGTVDAEQGAWLREVSAGDRPKILVTGSPLYVDGEHHPCPIDGGGTVDDIVRDPAHHYVAAIGGDIHNYQRYPVDVDGRTVQYVVAGGGGAFTHATHTIPRVSVAGVTEDDFRSYPLRGDSLAFYSALYGRRLRLGRLFSLTEAEATAVIAERLGIRTGRAPGTGARVTRRTRLVAGLLGTARRPERRKRFRLPVRKLYTQVFSPGSATYSPPFFKCFLRLDVTPEAIRLRCYAATGNRAQEVDPPVEDEVTIPLV; encoded by the coding sequence GTGTCCAACTCCTCACGTGATACCCCCGAAGGCGCCGGCTGGGGTGCCGCCGAGCGCGGCGCCTACCGCGACCTCATGCCGCAGCGCACCGAGAAGCTGTCCTGGCTGAGCCCCAGAACACTCTGGGCCGCCCGCAACGGCGTACTCGCCTCCTGGTTCGGGGACCCCACGGGCCGCACCCGCTCCCGCTGGGTGGCGCAGCGGGCGGCGGCCGGGGCCCCGGCCGACAAGGTGATCCGGCGTGCGGACCCGGACCGGTTCTCCTTCCTCGTCATCGGCGACACCGGGGAGGGCGACGATCCCCAGTACGCCGTGGTACCCGGTCTGCTGAGGGCGGGCGGGGACACCCGGTTCGCCGTCCTCGCCAGCGACGTGATCTACCCCGTGGGCAGCGCCGACGACTACGGCACGAAGTTCTTCCGTCCCTACCGCGACTACCGGGCACCCATATACGCGATACCGGGGAACCACGACTGGTACGAGGACCTCGGCGGCTTCATGCGGGTCTTCTGCGACGACGCCCCGCCGCTGCCCCCGGAGCCCGCGCCGCGCCCCTTCACCCGGGCCCGGCTGCGGTCCCTGCTGTGGCACCGGCCGCGCCCGGACGACGGCCGGCACCTGGACGAGGCCCGCAAGCTGCGCTCCGCCCCCGCCCAGCAGGCCGGCCAGCCGGGACCGTACTGGGCCGTCGACGCGGGCCCGGTGCGGATCGTCGGCATCGACACGGGGCTGCTCGGCACGGTCGACGCCGAGCAGGGCGCCTGGCTGCGCGAGGTGTCCGCGGGAGACCGGCCGAAGATCCTCGTCACCGGTTCGCCGCTGTACGTGGACGGCGAGCACCATCCGTGCCCCATCGACGGCGGCGGCACGGTCGACGACATCGTGCGCGACCCGGCCCACCACTACGTCGCGGCGATCGGCGGCGACATCCACAACTACCAGCGCTATCCGGTCGACGTGGACGGCCGCACCGTCCAGTACGTCGTCGCGGGCGGCGGTGGCGCGTTCACGCACGCCACGCACACCATCCCGCGCGTCTCGGTGGCCGGCGTCACCGAGGACGACTTCCGCTCCTATCCCCTGCGCGGCGACTCGCTCGCCTTCTACAGCGCGCTGTACGGCCGCCGGCTGCGCCTCGGGCGGTTGTTCTCCCTCACCGAGGCCGAGGCGACGGCCGTGATCGCCGAGCGCCTCGGCATCCGCACCGGCCGTGCGCCGGGCACCGGCGCCCGGGTCACCCGGCGGACCCGGCTGGTCGCCGGGCTGCTCGGCACGGCGCGGCGGCCCGAGCGCCGCAAGCGGTTCCGGCTGCCGGTGCGCAAGCTCTACACGCAGGTGTTCTCGCCGGGTTCGGCGACGTACAGCCCGCCCTTCTTCAAGTGCTTCCTGCGTCTGGACGTGACGCCGGAGGCGATCCGGCTGCGCTGCTACGCGGCCACCGGCAACCGGGCGCAGGAGGTGGACCCGCCGGTCGAGGACGAGGTGACGATCCCGCTGGTCTGA
- a CDS encoding TauD/TfdA dioxygenase family protein encodes MTTQSANDSANGTAGHGAAGIDVRPVAGHIGAEIGGVDLAAGLDAAQVAAVRAAVLRWKVVFFRDQRLDHAGHVAFARLFGDPVVLPRRGKASPAGFPEIETTADRLELGGRYGMEHEEWLRRRRHTLLRGWHCDHGARVDPPAATILRAETVPPYGGDTTWANLAAAYAGLSAPMRAFADTLRAEHRLGVGYQPRPGDDAYVRHLLDHQTATVHPLVRVHPETAERLLFVNGYYVEQIAGLSRPESAAILELLLEQATRPEYTVRFRWEPGSVAFWDNRATIHLAPGDNAHLGHPRTMHRVMLAGDVPAGVDGAPSEPLVGSEPGRW; translated from the coding sequence ATGACGACGCAGAGTGCGAACGACAGCGCGAACGGCACCGCGGGGCACGGGGCGGCGGGGATCGACGTGCGACCCGTCGCCGGGCACATCGGCGCCGAGATCGGCGGCGTCGACCTGGCGGCGGGCCTCGACGCGGCGCAGGTCGCGGCCGTCCGGGCGGCGGTGCTGCGTTGGAAGGTGGTGTTCTTCCGCGACCAGCGCCTCGACCACGCCGGGCACGTCGCGTTCGCCCGCCTCTTCGGCGACCCGGTCGTCCTGCCCCGCCGCGGCAAGGCGTCGCCCGCCGGATTCCCCGAGATCGAGACGACCGCCGACCGGCTGGAACTGGGCGGCCGGTACGGCATGGAGCACGAGGAGTGGCTGCGGCGCCGGCGCCACACACTGCTGCGCGGCTGGCACTGCGACCACGGTGCCCGCGTCGACCCGCCGGCCGCCACGATCCTGCGCGCCGAGACGGTACCGCCCTACGGCGGCGACACCACCTGGGCGAACCTCGCCGCCGCCTACGCCGGACTGTCCGCCCCGATGCGGGCCTTCGCCGACACGCTGCGCGCCGAACACCGCCTCGGCGTCGGCTACCAGCCCCGGCCCGGCGACGACGCCTACGTCCGCCACCTCCTGGACCACCAGACCGCGACCGTCCACCCGTTGGTCCGCGTCCACCCGGAGACGGCGGAACGGCTGCTGTTCGTCAACGGCTACTACGTCGAGCAGATCGCCGGGCTCTCCCGCCCGGAGAGCGCGGCGATCCTGGAACTGCTCCTGGAGCAGGCCACCCGCCCCGAGTACACCGTCCGCTTCCGCTGGGAGCCGGGCAGCGTCGCCTTCTGGGACAACCGGGCCACCATCCACCTCGCCCCCGGCGACAACGCCCACCTCGGCCACCCGCGCACCATGCACCGCGTGATGCTCGCCGGGGACGTACCGGCCGGCGTCGACGGCGCCCCCTCCGAGCCGCTCGTCGGCAGCGAACCGGGCCGCTGGTGA